GCTCGGCAGCAGGCGATCCGGCTCCAGCTGAGCGAGCTCGGCGCTTTCCGCTTCAGCCGGCCCGAGGACATCACCGACGAGGAGATCCCGCCGAGCGCCCGCCGCATGTGGGACGCGGCCCTGGCTGCGCGGGCAGGGACGGAGACGATAGAACTCGCGGTCACGCTCTGACTCGGGGCGGGTCAGCCTTGGCTGTCCGGACCGTCCGGCGACTTGCCTCCGGTGATTTCCCGGATGGACGCCTCGATGAAGTCGAGCCATTCGGGGGGCAGGGGGCCGTCGCCGTGCCGGGCGGCCCGGACGCCGTTCTGGACCGTGCGGATGCCGGCGACGATCCGCGCGGCCTCGTCGGGGCTGTCGCTGGTGAAGAACACCAGCGGCGCGTCAAGGGCGGCGGCGAGCGCACCGAGAATCGCCTCGTCGCCGGTGCTCTCCTTGCCTGTCCGCAGCGCGCGCACCAGGACTTCATCGAGGATCGGCCGGCCGGTCTTCTGGTTGCCGCGGTCGGCCAACTCGGCGTCGGTAGGCCGCTCGTGCCGCGCGTACGTTCTCTCGAGCAGGTAGGTGATCTTCTCCGCGACGGTCTGCGGAGCGCCCGGCGCCGCGGTACGCGGCGGCGCCGGCTTGCGCACGGCCGGCACCATATTGCCGAACGACCGCTCCTGGGCGGCTCTGAGCTCCTCCACCCTCACGCCGTACGCCTCTGCCAGCGGAGCGACGAACTCGTCCTTCAGCCGGCGCATTCCGTTCTCGGCGGCCCGCACGGGCATCGC
The window above is part of the Streptomyces griseiscabiei genome. Proteins encoded here:
- a CDS encoding helix-turn-helix domain-containing protein — protein: MPERIFNAQKFRAAIQASGLKQSEVGEPPVSLGESVISRYGSGAVTPPPEKLPALAARVGLPLDVLAPRRGLPDLKDLRCDAGIQQKDTPQYTGTKSAMPVRAAENGMRRLKDEFVAPLAEAYGVRVEELRAAQERSFGNMVPAVRKPAPPRTAAPGAPQTVAEKITYLLERTYARHERPTDAELADRGNQKTGRPILDEVLVRALRTGKESTGDEAILGALAAALDAPLVFFTSDSPDEAARIVAGIRTVQNGVRAARHGDGPLPPEWLDFIEASIREITGGKSPDGPDSQG